Proteins co-encoded in one Arachis hypogaea cultivar Tifrunner chromosome 11, arahy.Tifrunner.gnm2.J5K5, whole genome shotgun sequence genomic window:
- the LOC112724086 gene encoding uncharacterized protein: MSTRGRGRGRGRGRTGTVTPAPIGTDPVDFMAVLGNMAAAMQATAEALGNQMNQGNHGNNTDEDGPMTLATFLKVHPPTFRGTSNPTDADNWIQAMERALQAQQVPEEQWVEFRTYQLQGEAQYWWQGTRRILQPDGAVIPWEVFRTEFYKKYFPNSARNAKELELIQLKQGQMTIAEYTSKFEELCHFSRICQGAPEDFAEWKCIKYEGGLRSDILSFVAPMEIRVFSELVNKSRVAEDCVRKAAAEKGSLRMPFQRLSGRNFAPRGRNFKRGGFVPQQNQSQGNYRRPNTNASQGKRFGKQPQQDLNCQKCGKYHPGVPCRLGLGVCYSCGQPGHIASNCLEKKNYETGRVQQPGRVYTTSTIGAEGSETLIRGNCEMAGKIFNALFDSGASHSFIAFEKAHELGLRMVVLDYDLKVYNATHEAMVTRIGCPQVPFRVQQREFVHDLICLPMTGDDQSLEQIPIVCEFSDVFPDDINEFPPNREVEFAIELLQGAGVFSKIDLQSGYH, from the exons atgtcgactcgcggacgcggtcgcgggcgaggtagaggtaggacaggTACCGTTACTCCTGCCCCTATAGggactgatccagtagactttatggctgtcctgggaaatatggctgcagctatgcaggcaaCAGCTGAGGCACTGGGTAACCAGATGAATCAGGGTAATCATGGGAACAATACTGATGAGGACGGTCCTATGACGCTTGCTACGTTTCTGAAAGTTCACCCTCCAACctttaggggaacctcaaatcccactgatgcagataattggattcaggctatggaaagggcgctacaggcacaacaggttcctgaagagcaatgggttgaatttagaacttatcagttgcaaggtgaagctcagtattggtggcagggaaccCGACGTATTCTGCAGCCTGATGGTGCTGTAATTCCTTGGGAGGTCTTCCggacagagttctataagaaatactttcctaattcagccagaaatgccaaggaacttgaacTGATCCAGTTAAAGCAGGGACAGATGACTATTGCTGAGTATACTAGcaaatttgaggagttatgtcacttttctcgtatctgtcaaggtgcgcctgaagattttgctgaatggaagtgtattaaatatgagggaggtcttcggagcgatattctgagcttcgttgccccaatggagatcagggtgttttctgaattggtgaataagagtagggtggctgaggatTGTGTGAGGAAGGCGGCAGCAGAGAAAGGGAGTTTGAGGATGCCTTTTCAGAGGCTTTCAGGGAGGAATTTTGCCccgagaggtaggaatttcaagCGTGGAGGTTTTGTTCCACAGCAGAATCAGAGTCAAGGTAATTACAGAAGGCCGAATACTAATGCTAgtcaaggaaaaaggtttgggaagcagccacagcAGGATCTGAATTGTCAGAAGTGCGGAAAGTATCATCCTGGAGTTCCGTGCAGACTAGGACTTGGAGTGTGCTATTCCTGTGGACAGCCCGGGCATATAGCCAGTAATTGCCTGGAGAAGAAGAACTATGAGACTGGTAGGGTGCAGCAGCCGGGGAGAGTATACACCACTTCTACCataggtgctgagggatctgagacactgattagaggtaattgtgaaatggctggtaaaatcttcaatgctttatttgattcaggagcaagtcattcatttattgcatttgaaaaggcccatgaattaggattgagaatggtggttttagattatgatttgaaagtatataatgctactcatgaagctatggtgactaggataggatgtccacaagttccctttcgagtacaacagcgtgaatttgtgcatgatttgatttgtttgcctatgactg gtgatgatcagagtttagagcagaTTCCCATTGTATGTGAATTTTCAGATGTGTTTCcagatgatattaatgaatttccacctaatCGGGAAGTTGAATTCgcaattgagttg ttacaaggtgcTGGTGTGTTTTCTAAAATTGATTTGCAATCTGGTTATCAttag